One part of the Georgfuchsia toluolica genome encodes these proteins:
- the hemE gene encoding uroporphyrinogen decarboxylase, translating into MAISPKNNFFLRALLREPVPYTPVWLMRQAGRYLPEYCETRKRAGSFLNLCKNPSLACEVTLQPLARYKLDAAILFSDILTVPDAMGLGLGFQEGEGPRFERPLRSEWEIRDLTAPDPWDHLRYVMDAVVEIRRALNNSVPLIGFSGSPFTLACYMVEGGGSSDFRTLKTMLYDRPDLLHRILDVNARAVTQYLNAQIESGAQAVMVFDTWGGALSDRAYREFSLAYLQQVISGLHRSHGGERIPSIVFTKGGGQWLEAIADIGCDAVGLDWTTDIGGARKRIGGKVALQGNMDPMVLFATPEAVAAEARKVVDAYGIGPGHVFNLGHGINQYTPPDNVSVLVDTVHEYSRQQLKP; encoded by the coding sequence ATGGCCATCAGTCCAAAAAACAACTTTTTTCTGCGTGCATTGCTGCGTGAGCCGGTTCCTTACACTCCGGTCTGGCTGATGCGGCAGGCAGGACGCTATCTGCCCGAATATTGCGAAACGCGCAAACGCGCCGGCAGCTTTCTCAATCTGTGCAAGAACCCGTCGCTTGCCTGCGAAGTTACCCTGCAACCGCTTGCACGCTACAAACTCGACGCTGCGATCCTGTTTTCAGATATTTTGACTGTTCCCGACGCCATGGGCCTGGGCCTCGGTTTTCAGGAAGGTGAAGGACCGCGTTTCGAGCGGCCCTTGCGCAGTGAATGGGAAATCCGCGATCTGACCGCGCCTGATCCTTGGGATCACTTGCGCTATGTCATGGATGCCGTTGTCGAGATTCGTCGCGCACTGAACAATTCCGTGCCGCTGATCGGCTTTTCCGGCAGCCCCTTCACGCTTGCCTGCTACATGGTCGAAGGTGGCGGATCGAGCGATTTCCGCACCCTCAAGACCATGCTTTACGACCGCCCGGATTTGCTGCACCGCATTCTGGACGTCAATGCTCGCGCCGTAACGCAGTACCTCAACGCACAAATCGAATCCGGCGCACAGGCCGTCATGGTGTTCGACACCTGGGGGGGCGCATTATCCGATCGCGCCTATCGCGAATTTTCCCTGGCTTACCTGCAACAGGTCATCTCCGGCCTGCATCGAAGCCACGGGGGTGAGCGCATACCCTCCATTGTTTTCACCAAGGGCGGCGGACAGTGGCTGGAAGCCATTGCCGATATCGGCTGCGATGCGGTCGGCCTCGACTGGACCACCGATATCGGTGGCGCCCGCAAACGCATAGGAGGCAAAGTTGCCCTGCAGGGCAACATGGATCCGATGGTCTTGTTTGCCACGCCGGAAGCTGTTGCCGCGGAAGCGCGCAAAGTCGTTGATGCTTACGGCATCGGGCCGGGGCATGTGTTCAATTTGGGGCATGGCATCAATCAATACACCCCGCCTGATAACGTGTCGGTTCTGGTCGATACCGTGCACGAATACAGCCGCCAGCAGTTGAAGCCATAG
- a CDS encoding primosomal protein N', with amino-acid sequence MSIVQVALDVPLPRLFDYLLDIGAAPEIGRCVSVPFGSGQKIGLILGITRSSDQPSEKLKQVSQVLDNFPLLPKDWLALCEFCARYYQHPLGEVVHFALPPLLRRGKLPRAVKDKRTTIETASPKPRLLPEQQAAVDAIIAARGFETFLLHGITGSGKTEVYLHAIDALLQAGKQALMLVPEIALTPQLEQRVAARFPSARIVSAHSGVANAARSRAFLDALEGRADIVLGTRLAVFMPLPRLGLIVIDEEHDGSFKQQEGLRYSARDVAIFRAKQMNVPIVLGSATPALETFHHARSGRYRLLELSQRAVAESLPTVSTIDTRREKLQGGMSQALLNAIRTRLERHEQSLIFLNRRGYAPVLACPACGWISHCRRCAANLVLHLVDKRLRCHHCGIEAGIPHHCPDCGNLDIHPFGRGTQRLEQSLGEHFPTARILRVDRDSADSPKKWRALLDTIHAGDAEIIVGTQMLAKGHDFPKLTLVGVVGADTALFAADFRAPERLFSQLMQVGGRSGRAELHGQVLIQTEYPDHPLYRALADHDYARFAAAQLKEREQAGFPPFTHQAMLRADAPAMAQSIAFLEQARSVANEKANTAPAINIYDPVPMRLSRLANRERAQLLVESPNRPLLQNFLAAWTRTIRVLKTPRDLRWHVDVDPMEF; translated from the coding sequence ATGAGCATTGTTCAGGTGGCACTGGACGTGCCCTTGCCGCGTCTCTTCGATTACCTCCTGGATATTGGCGCCGCCCCCGAAATCGGTCGCTGCGTCAGCGTGCCCTTTGGCAGTGGACAGAAAATCGGACTGATCCTCGGGATCACCCGGAGCAGCGATCAGCCCTCTGAAAAACTCAAACAGGTTAGCCAGGTTCTTGATAATTTTCCCTTGTTGCCAAAAGACTGGCTGGCACTTTGCGAATTCTGCGCACGCTATTACCAGCATCCTTTGGGCGAGGTGGTGCATTTCGCCCTGCCGCCGTTGCTGCGCCGGGGCAAGTTGCCAAGGGCAGTAAAAGACAAACGAACAACCATCGAGACGGCTTCACCAAAGCCGCGCCTGTTGCCTGAGCAACAAGCGGCAGTCGATGCCATTATCGCCGCGCGCGGCTTTGAAACCTTTCTCTTGCATGGCATCACCGGCAGCGGCAAGACCGAAGTCTATCTGCATGCCATCGATGCCCTGTTGCAGGCCGGCAAGCAGGCGCTGATGCTGGTGCCGGAAATCGCACTCACGCCACAACTGGAGCAACGCGTTGCGGCGCGTTTCCCCTCTGCGCGCATCGTTTCCGCGCACAGCGGTGTTGCCAATGCCGCACGTTCGCGCGCTTTCCTCGATGCGCTTGAAGGCCGCGCCGACATCGTGCTCGGCACCCGTCTCGCCGTCTTCATGCCGCTGCCGCGGCTGGGACTGATCGTGATCGACGAAGAGCACGACGGCTCCTTCAAGCAGCAGGAAGGCCTGCGCTATTCGGCGCGCGATGTCGCCATATTCCGCGCCAAGCAAATGAACGTGCCCATCGTCCTGGGTTCCGCGACACCTGCGCTGGAAACTTTCCACCACGCGCGCAGCGGACGCTATCGATTACTCGAACTGTCGCAGCGGGCGGTTGCCGAATCATTGCCGACAGTCAGCACCATCGACACGCGGCGCGAGAAATTGCAAGGCGGCATGAGCCAGGCGCTGCTCAACGCAATTCGCACACGGCTGGAACGCCACGAGCAAAGCCTGATATTCCTCAATCGGCGCGGCTATGCGCCGGTGCTGGCCTGCCCCGCCTGCGGCTGGATTTCGCATTGCCGCCGTTGCGCCGCCAACCTCGTACTGCATCTCGTCGACAAACGCCTGCGCTGCCATCACTGCGGCATTGAAGCCGGCATACCGCATCACTGTCCCGATTGCGGCAACCTCGATATTCATCCTTTTGGACGCGGCACGCAGCGTCTCGAACAGTCACTGGGTGAGCATTTCCCCACGGCGCGCATTCTGCGCGTCGATCGCGATTCAGCCGACAGCCCGAAAAAATGGCGCGCCCTGCTCGACACCATCCATGCCGGAGATGCCGAAATCATTGTCGGCACCCAGATGCTGGCCAAGGGGCACGACTTTCCGAAGCTCACGCTGGTCGGTGTGGTGGGTGCCGATACAGCCTTGTTTGCGGCGGACTTTCGCGCCCCGGAACGTCTTTTCTCGCAACTCATGCAAGTCGGCGGCCGTAGCGGCCGCGCTGAACTCCATGGCCAAGTGCTGATCCAGACCGAGTATCCGGATCATCCGCTTTACCGCGCGCTCGCCGATCACGATTACGCGCGTTTCGCGGCGGCACAACTCAAGGAACGGGAGCAGGCCGGCTTCCCTCCCTTCACGCACCAGGCCATGCTGCGCGCCGATGCACCCGCCATGGCGCAGTCAATTGCCTTTCTCGAACAGGCACGCAGCGTGGCAAATGAGAAGGCAAATACAGCCCCGGCCATCAACATCTATGACCCGGTGCCAATGCGGCTGTCACGGCTGGCAAACCGCGAGCGCGCGCAGTTACTGGTGGAGTCACCCAATCGTCCGCTGCTGCAAAATTTTCTCGCGGCCTGGACGAGAACCATCCGCGTGCTCAAGACCCCACGCGATTTGCGCTGGCATGTCGATGTTGATCCGATGGAGTTTTAG
- the lnt gene encoding apolipoprotein N-acyltransferase, which translates to MKKSLLAALLLGAATVAGFAPFGIFPLPFVTLALLFLLWRGAQTPRYAALIGFAWGLGFFLTGVSWVYVSLHDVGGMALPLAATAALLFCVWLALFPALAGYAFKRLAVGSAWRDTLLVASSWMLGEWLRGWLLTGFPWLSLGYSQVGPSPLAGFAPLFGSYGVGFVLALMAALLAFGWWRLRSLVLLLVLLAAGVALKHVSWTTATGEPVSVSLLQGNIPQSLKWDPARLNLSFDTYRRLAREHLAQLVVLPETAIPLLFDQIPHGYLRELAGDRELLLGAAVRTGNDGYANAALVLDRHGSHGSYAKSHLVPFGEYVPPGFAWFFDWVRIPMSDFGAGAKQQKPIEIANLKVAMNICYEDLFGEEIIRQLPEATLLVNLSNTAWFGHSLAQPQHLQIARMRAIETGRPMLRATNTGMTAAIEPDGSVSAVLPAFAEGVLTVTVQGYSGATPYVRIGNGGALLLAVLALVPALLHKNTKTKKQ; encoded by the coding sequence ATGAAGAAGTCATTGCTTGCCGCACTGCTGTTGGGTGCGGCGACGGTGGCCGGTTTCGCACCCTTCGGGATTTTCCCGTTGCCCTTCGTCACGCTGGCGCTGCTGTTCCTGCTCTGGCGCGGTGCGCAAACGCCACGCTATGCGGCGCTGATCGGCTTCGCCTGGGGATTGGGATTCTTTCTGACCGGCGTTTCCTGGGTTTATGTCAGCCTGCATGATGTTGGCGGCATGGCTTTGCCGCTGGCCGCCACAGCGGCGCTGCTGTTCTGCGTCTGGTTGGCGCTGTTCCCGGCACTGGCGGGTTACGCTTTCAAGCGCCTTGCAGTGGGCTCTGCATGGCGTGACACATTGCTGGTGGCAAGTTCATGGATGCTGGGCGAATGGCTGCGCGGCTGGCTGCTGACCGGCTTCCCCTGGTTGTCGCTGGGCTATTCGCAGGTTGGCCCGAGCCCGCTCGCCGGCTTCGCACCATTGTTCGGCAGCTATGGTGTCGGCTTCGTGCTGGCGCTGATGGCGGCGCTGCTCGCTTTTGGCTGGTGGCGCCTGCGATCCCTCGTCCTGCTGCTGGTGCTGCTTGCCGCCGGCGTCGCGCTCAAGCATGTGTCATGGACCACGGCAACGGGCGAGCCGGTGAGCGTAAGCCTGCTTCAGGGCAACATTCCACAGAGCCTCAAATGGGATCCCGCACGCCTCAATCTCTCTTTCGACACCTATCGCCGTCTTGCGCGCGAACATTTGGCGCAACTTGTTGTGCTGCCGGAAACGGCGATCCCCCTGCTGTTCGACCAGATCCCGCACGGCTACCTGCGCGAACTGGCGGGAGATCGCGAATTATTGCTCGGCGCGGCGGTGCGCACCGGCAATGACGGTTATGCCAATGCCGCGCTGGTACTCGATCGCCATGGTTCGCACGGCAGCTATGCCAAGTCGCATTTGGTTCCATTTGGCGAATATGTGCCGCCGGGTTTTGCGTGGTTCTTCGACTGGGTGCGAATTCCGATGAGCGACTTCGGCGCCGGGGCGAAGCAGCAGAAACCGATCGAGATTGCGAATCTCAAAGTGGCCATGAACATCTGTTATGAAGATTTGTTTGGCGAGGAAATCATTCGCCAGTTGCCGGAAGCGACGCTGCTGGTCAATCTTTCGAATACGGCATGGTTCGGCCATTCGCTGGCGCAACCGCAGCATTTGCAAATCGCACGCATGCGCGCCATCGAAACCGGGCGGCCGATGCTGCGTGCCACCAATACCGGCATGACGGCGGCGATCGAACCTGATGGCAGCGTCAGTGCGGTGTTGCCGGCGTTTGCCGAGGGCGTGTTGACGGTCACTGTGCAGGGCTACAGCGGTGCAACGCCCTATGTTCGCATCGGCAACGGCGGCGCATTACTGCTGGCGGTGTTGGCCCTGGTACCGGCGTTGCTGCACAAAAATACCAAAACCAAAAAGCAGTAG
- a CDS encoding HlyC/CorC family transporter, which yields MHEPEDREELLAVLRGAFEHKLLDADALSIIEGAMQVSDMQVRDIMVPRSQMEVVSIDLAVEKITEFAIETSHSRFPVIGEHKDDVIGILLAKDLLRFYAGKEFDLRDSLRPVVFVPESKRLNVLLREFRASRNHMAIVVDEYGGVAGLVTIEDVLEQIVGDIEDEYDFDEAVDNIVRDNTGRFRVKATTEIGDFNEAFATSFPNDDFDTVGGMVIHHLGRLPKRNEVLTIGDLRIQVLRADSRRVHALLVDRQRALPLEAEQ from the coding sequence ATGCATGAACCCGAGGATCGCGAGGAACTGCTCGCCGTACTGCGCGGCGCCTTCGAGCACAAACTGCTCGACGCCGATGCGCTGTCGATCATTGAAGGCGCCATGCAGGTTTCCGACATGCAGGTGCGCGACATTATGGTGCCGCGATCGCAAATGGAGGTGGTCAGCATTGACCTTGCCGTTGAGAAGATCACCGAATTCGCAATTGAAACCTCGCACTCGCGCTTCCCGGTGATTGGTGAACACAAGGACGATGTAATCGGCATTCTGCTCGCCAAGGATTTGCTGCGCTTCTATGCCGGCAAGGAATTCGATCTGCGCGACAGCCTGCGTCCGGTAGTGTTCGTGCCGGAAAGCAAACGTCTCAACGTGCTGTTGCGCGAGTTCCGCGCCAGCCGCAACCACATGGCCATCGTCGTCGACGAATACGGCGGCGTTGCCGGCCTGGTTACGATCGAGGACGTGCTGGAACAGATCGTCGGTGACATCGAGGACGAGTATGATTTCGACGAAGCCGTCGACAACATCGTGCGCGACAACACCGGGCGCTTTCGCGTCAAGGCTACGACCGAGATCGGCGATTTCAATGAGGCCTTCGCCACGAGCTTCCCCAATGATGACTTCGATACCGTGGGCGGCATGGTGATTCATCATCTGGGCCGGCTGCCCAAGCGCAATGAGGTACTGACCATCGGCGATCTGCGCATCCAGGTGTTACGCGCCGACAGCCGCCGCGTGCATGCCCTGCTGGTGGATCGCCAGCGCGCCCTGCCGCTCGAAGCAGAACAATGA
- the ybeY gene encoding rRNA maturation RNase YbeY, giving the protein MQFGCHTALLPSRPQIRRWAKAAADTSAQVTVRFVDTNEGRKLNCEFRGRDYATNVLSFPYETDPVVGDLVLCVPVVLREAREQHKPAAAHFAHMIVHGMLHLQGYDHEAGKREAQRMEEKEREILVRFGIADPY; this is encoded by the coding sequence GTGCAATTTGGCTGTCACACTGCCTTGCTACCATCGCGTCCGCAGATACGACGCTGGGCAAAGGCTGCGGCCGATACCTCGGCCCAAGTTACTGTCCGCTTTGTCGATACGAATGAAGGCCGAAAATTAAACTGCGAATTTCGCGGCAGGGACTATGCGACCAATGTGTTGTCCTTTCCCTATGAAACGGATCCCGTTGTCGGCGACCTGGTGCTATGCGTGCCGGTGGTGCTGCGCGAAGCGCGCGAGCAACACAAGCCCGCCGCGGCGCACTTCGCGCACATGATCGTGCATGGTATGCTGCACTTGCAAGGTTACGACCACGAAGCCGGCAAGCGGGAGGCGCAGCGCATGGAAGAAAAAGAGCGCGAAATCCTGGTCCGCTTTGGAATTGCAGACCCTTACTGA
- a CDS encoding PhoH family protein, whose translation MKKAISINLVPPDNTRLANLCGPLDENLRQIEAAFDVTISRRGHTCRIAGATAQARLAAAALEHFHALSGQPLSIDDIQLGLVELTRNKDTLPPAHLSAHGLLTRKADLHGRTVHQAQYLSQIQDHDITFGIGPAGTGKTYLAVACAVDAFERDHVERIVLTRPAVEAGERLGFLPGDLAQKVDPYLRPLYDALYDLMGFDKVARAFEKGHIEIAPLAYMRGRTLNHSFIILDEAQNTTPEQMKMFLTRIGIGAKAVVTGDVTQIDLAKGQRCGLIEARKILAEVRGIAFTDFDASDVVRHPLVARIVSAYEKHGNAKP comes from the coding sequence ATGAAAAAAGCCATTTCCATCAACCTCGTCCCGCCGGACAATACCCGGCTGGCCAATCTGTGCGGCCCGCTGGACGAGAACCTGCGCCAGATCGAGGCTGCCTTCGATGTCACAATCTCCCGCCGCGGCCACACCTGCAGGATTGCGGGGGCCACGGCCCAGGCGCGTTTGGCGGCAGCGGCGCTGGAGCATTTTCACGCACTGTCTGGCCAGCCGCTGTCGATCGACGACATTCAGCTCGGCCTGGTGGAATTGACGCGCAACAAGGACACGCTTCCTCCCGCACATTTGTCAGCGCACGGCCTGCTCACGCGCAAGGCCGACCTGCATGGCCGCACCGTGCATCAAGCCCAGTACCTGAGCCAGATCCAGGACCACGACATTACCTTCGGCATCGGTCCGGCCGGCACCGGCAAGACCTACCTCGCCGTGGCGTGCGCGGTGGATGCCTTCGAGCGCGATCATGTCGAACGCATCGTGCTGACGCGGCCGGCGGTCGAAGCAGGGGAGCGCCTCGGCTTCTTGCCGGGCGACCTGGCGCAGAAGGTAGACCCCTACTTGCGGCCTTTATATGACGCCCTTTATGACCTGATGGGCTTCGACAAGGTGGCGCGCGCCTTCGAAAAGGGCCACATCGAGATCGCCCCGCTGGCCTATATGCGCGGACGCACCCTGAATCATTCCTTTATCATTCTCGACGAGGCGCAGAACACCACGCCGGAGCAGATGAAGATGTTCCTCACGCGCATCGGCATCGGCGCCAAGGCGGTGGTGACGGGCGACGTGACCCAGATCGACCTGGCCAAGGGACAACGTTGCGGCCTGATCGAGGCACGCAAGATACTCGCCGAGGTACGCGGCATTGCCTTCACCGATTTCGACGCGAGCGATGTGGTGCGGCATCCGCTCGTCGCGCGCATCGTCTCAGCGTATGAAAAGCATGGCAATGCAAAACCTTAA
- the miaB gene encoding tRNA (N6-isopentenyl adenosine(37)-C2)-methylthiotransferase MiaB: MSKKLFIRTFGCQMNEYDSDKMADVLAAGEDVVRTGTPDDADIILYNTCSVRENAQEKVFHDLGRVRHLKQKNPNLIIGVGGCVASQEGEAIVKRAPYVDVVFGPQTLHRLPQLIAARRGSGRSQVDISFPEIEKFDALPPAIVDGASAFVSIMEGCSKYCTFCIVPYTRGDEVSRPLDDVLAEIAALAAQGVREVTLLGQNVNAYQGAMADSEDMADLAFLIEAIAEMPGIERIRYTTSHPREMTQRLIDAYARVPKLVSHLHLPVQSGSDRILAAMKRGYTALEYKSIVRKLRAIRPDLSLSSDFIVGFPNETEDDFEKTMKLIEDVVFDASFSFIYSPRPGTPAAEMSDDTPAELKAQRLSRLQRRIDEMASIVSQNMVGTTQRVLVEGHARKDPAELAGRTGNNRIVNFAGQPGLIGSYVNMTITAALAHSLRGEIASVE; the protein is encoded by the coding sequence ATGAGCAAGAAACTGTTCATCCGCACCTTTGGCTGCCAGATGAACGAATACGACTCCGACAAGATGGCCGACGTGCTCGCTGCCGGGGAGGATGTGGTCAGGACCGGCACGCCGGATGACGCCGACATCATTTTGTACAACACCTGCTCGGTACGCGAAAATGCGCAGGAAAAAGTGTTCCACGACCTCGGCCGCGTGCGTCACCTCAAGCAGAAGAATCCGAATCTGATCATTGGCGTCGGTGGCTGTGTGGCGAGTCAGGAAGGTGAAGCCATCGTCAAGCGTGCGCCCTATGTCGATGTGGTGTTCGGCCCGCAGACCCTGCACCGTCTGCCGCAACTGATTGCCGCGCGGCGCGGCTCTGGCCGTTCGCAGGTGGATATTTCCTTTCCCGAGATCGAGAAGTTCGACGCGCTGCCACCGGCAATAGTGGACGGGGCATCCGCCTTTGTATCGATCATGGAAGGCTGCTCGAAGTACTGCACTTTCTGCATCGTGCCCTACACGCGCGGCGATGAAGTGTCGCGTCCGCTCGACGATGTGCTCGCCGAGATTGCGGCGCTCGCCGCGCAGGGGGTTCGCGAAGTCACGCTGCTCGGGCAGAACGTCAATGCTTACCAGGGGGCCATGGCGGATTCGGAAGACATGGCCGATCTGGCGTTCCTGATCGAAGCCATTGCCGAAATGCCCGGCATCGAGCGCATTCGCTATACCACTTCGCATCCGCGCGAGATGACGCAACGCTTGATCGATGCCTACGCCCGCGTACCCAAACTGGTGTCGCATCTGCATCTGCCGGTGCAGTCCGGCTCCGATCGCATCCTCGCCGCCATGAAGCGCGGCTACACGGCGCTCGAATACAAGTCCATCGTGCGCAAGTTGCGCGCGATCCGGCCCGATCTTTCGCTGTCCTCCGATTTCATCGTCGGCTTTCCCAACGAAACGGAGGATGACTTCGAGAAGACCATGAAGTTGATCGAGGATGTGGTGTTCGACGCGAGTTTCTCATTCATTTACAGCCCGCGCCCCGGCACGCCCGCAGCCGAGATGAGCGACGACACGCCGGCGGAGCTCAAGGCGCAGCGCCTGTCACGCTTGCAGAGGCGCATCGACGAAATGGCCTCCATCGTTTCGCAGAACATGGTGGGCACCACACAACGCGTGCTGGTCGAGGGCCATGCACGCAAGGATCCTGCCGAGCTGGCGGGGCGCACCGGCAACAACCGCATTGTCAACTTCGCCGGCCAGCCCGGATTGATCGGTAGTTATGTCAATATGACCATTACCGCCGCCTTGGCGCACAGCCTGCGTGGTGAAATCGCCAGCGTCGAATGA
- the purU gene encoding formyltetrahydrofolate deformylase translates to MHKDRFYTLTASCPDRVGIVARVSGFIAEHGGWMLESSYHADDMDGRYFMRIEIKADSLPFNLTELQQRFRPIATEFAMDWQMSDSAAQKRVVLLVSKQEHCLYDLLARWQSKELDIEIPCVISNHDDLRGFVEWHGIPFHHVPVTTDNKAAAYAEIARLFHEARGDTMVLARYMQILSPELCRAHPGRILNIHHSFLPSFVGAKPYHQAYQRGVKLIGATCHYVSEELDQGPIIEQDVIRIDHSDSVEDMVRYGKDIEKTVLARGLRYHLEDRVLVHGNKTVVFR, encoded by the coding sequence ATGCATAAAGACCGTTTCTATACGCTGACCGCTTCCTGCCCCGACCGGGTGGGCATCGTCGCGCGTGTGTCGGGCTTCATCGCCGAGCATGGCGGCTGGATGCTGGAGTCGAGCTATCACGCCGACGACATGGATGGCCGCTACTTCATGCGCATCGAGATCAAGGCTGATTCCTTGCCCTTCAACCTGACTGAATTACAGCAGCGCTTCCGGCCCATCGCGACCGAGTTTGCGATGGACTGGCAAATGTCGGATTCAGCGGCCCAAAAGCGCGTGGTGTTGCTGGTCAGCAAACAGGAACACTGCCTCTATGACCTGCTCGCGCGCTGGCAATCGAAGGAGCTCGACATCGAGATTCCCTGCGTGATCTCGAACCACGATGATCTGCGCGGCTTCGTCGAATGGCACGGCATCCCGTTTCATCATGTGCCGGTGACGACGGACAACAAGGCGGCTGCCTACGCCGAGATCGCGCGCCTGTTCCATGAAGCGCGTGGCGATACCATGGTGCTGGCGCGCTACATGCAAATTCTTTCGCCCGAACTGTGCCGCGCCCATCCCGGCCGCATTCTCAACATCCATCATTCCTTCCTGCCCAGCTTCGTCGGCGCCAAACCCTACCATCAGGCTTACCAGCGCGGCGTCAAGCTGATCGGCGCGACCTGCCATTACGTCAGCGAGGAACTCGATCAGGGGCCGATCATCGAACAGGACGTGATCCGCATCGACCATTCCGATTCGGTCGAGGACATGGTGCGCTACGGCAAGGACATCGAGAAGACCGTATTGGCGCGCGGCCTGCGCTACCATCTCGAAGACCGGGTGCTGGTGCATGGCAACAAGACGGTGGTGTTTCGATGA
- the thrH gene encoding bifunctional phosphoserine phosphatase/homoserine phosphotransferase ThrH, whose translation MQLVCLDLEGVLVPEIWIEFADRTGIPELRRTTRDEPDYDKLMTGRLGLLRQHKLGLPDIQKVISEMGPMAGAKDFLDDLRTRFQVIILSDTFYEFAMPLMAQLGMPTLFCHKLETDASGFVVNYHLRMPNQKKESVRRFKELNFKVIAAGDSYNDTAMLGEAHAGVLFHPPENVIREFPQFPVTMNYAELRNEILKASQNI comes from the coding sequence GTGCAACTCGTTTGTCTCGACCTCGAAGGCGTACTAGTCCCCGAAATCTGGATCGAATTCGCCGACCGCACGGGCATTCCCGAGCTGCGCCGCACCACGCGCGACGAGCCGGATTACGACAAGCTGATGACCGGCCGGCTCGGCCTGCTGCGCCAGCACAAGCTTGGCCTGCCCGACATCCAGAAGGTGATTTCCGAGATGGGGCCGATGGCCGGGGCCAAGGATTTTCTCGACGACTTGCGCACGCGGTTTCAGGTCATCATCCTCTCCGACACCTTTTACGAATTTGCCATGCCGCTGATGGCGCAACTGGGCATGCCGACGCTGTTTTGCCACAAGCTTGAAACCGATGCAAGCGGCTTCGTGGTGAATTACCATCTGCGCATGCCGAACCAGAAAAAGGAATCGGTGAGGCGCTTCAAGGAACTCAATTTCAAGGTGATCGCGGCGGGCGATTCCTATAACGACACCGCAATGCTGGGCGAAGCCCATGCCGGCGTCTTGTTCCACCCGCCCGAAAACGTGATCCGCGAATTTCCGCAGTTCCCGGTGACGATGAATTACGCGGAATTAAGAAATGAAATTCTCAAGGCAAGTCAAAACATCTAG